One window of Thiovulum sp. ES genomic DNA carries:
- a CDS encoding thioredoxin domain-containing protein (PFAM: Thioredoxin) has product MIFDLTDENYVQFVEKTDKPFFIDFYTPMCGACQQIELYLDDLANYYGDQATICRCNARENPKLAKKYQISSVPLCLVIGNDKTVKNVEVGAKESSRYFEMVDEVLGKKSSFLSSIFGIFGGK; this is encoded by the coding sequence TTGATTTTTGATTTGACTGATGAAAACTATGTTCAATTTGTAGAAAAAACGGATAAGCCTTTTTTTATAGATTTTTATACTCCAATGTGTGGAGCATGTCAACAAATAGAACTGTATCTTGACGATTTGGCAAATTACTACGGTGATCAAGCGACTATTTGTCGATGCAATGCTCGTGAAAATCCAAAACTTGCAAAAAAATATCAAATTTCTTCTGTGCCACTTTGCCTTGTAATTGGAAATGATAAAACAGTCAAAAATGTAGAAGTTGGTGCAAAAGAGAGTAGCCGATATTTTGAAATGGTTGATGAGGTTCTTGGAAAAAAGAGTTCTTTTTTATCTTCAATATTTGGAATTTTTGGAGGTAAATAG
- a CDS encoding phosphatidylserine decarboxylase precursor (PFAM: Phosphatidylserine decarboxylase~TIGRFAM: phosphatidylserine decarboxylase precursor): MLFTNGISTIFGKFAETKFPKPIQTFINTIYVKGLGLDMSEFFKPSKYETLNQLFTRELQQKRHFATDPKKIIAPSDSQITAFGEINRGKAYQIKGMDYSLEKLFGKHVTEDELGKLEGGEYVNMYLSPKDYHHYHMPIDGKILKATHFVGKLFPVNVPYLRKKVDLFIENERVILQVELENEKKIYIVLVGALNVGKMILNFEPNLNTNVETNYTQTFDYGEGKKIAKGSDLGYFKMGSTVLIFAEKGLLKSDVSLNQKVKFGTTIAELL; encoded by the coding sequence TTGCTATTTACAAACGGGATTTCGACGATTTTTGGAAAATTTGCGGAAACTAAATTTCCAAAACCGATCCAAACTTTTATAAACACAATTTATGTAAAAGGTTTGGGGCTTGACATGAGTGAATTTTTCAAGCCGTCAAAATATGAGACATTAAACCAACTTTTTACACGAGAATTACAACAAAAAAGACATTTTGCTACTGATCCAAAAAAGATAATTGCTCCGTCAGATAGTCAAATTACGGCATTTGGAGAAATCAATAGAGGAAAAGCCTATCAAATTAAAGGTATGGATTACTCTTTAGAAAAGCTTTTTGGCAAACATGTTACTGAAGATGAACTTGGAAAACTTGAGGGTGGTGAATATGTAAATATGTATCTTTCGCCGAAAGACTATCACCATTATCACATGCCAATTGACGGGAAAATTTTAAAAGCAACTCATTTTGTCGGCAAACTTTTTCCTGTCAATGTTCCATATTTGAGAAAAAAAGTTGATCTTTTTATTGAGAATGAACGAGTGATTTTACAAGTCGAATTGGAAAATGAGAAAAAAATCTACATTGTTCTTGTTGGTGCATTGAATGTTGGAAAGATGATTTTAAATTTTGAGCCGAATTTGAACACAAATGTGGAAACAAATTACACTCAAACTTTTGATTATGGCGAAGGTAAAAAAATTGCAAAAGGTTCAGATTTAGGATATTTTAAGATGGGTTCAACTGTTTTAATTTTTGCTGAAAAAGGTCTTTTAAAATCTGATGTTTCATTAAATCAGAAAGTGAAATTTGGAACAACTATCGCAGAACTTCTTTAG
- a CDS encoding HIT family hydrolase, diadenosine tetraphosphate hydrolase (PFAM: HIT domain), giving the protein MNNSILYSPWRDKYVAGQKRDICVFCDISENEKNDTENGVLFRDEICFIVMNRFPYTPGHFMIIPHQHTNKLEDLPAENWLHISGLAQKGVSLLKQSLRATGVNLGMNLGESAGAGIAEHIHLHLVPRFDRDTNFITTIGDSRVYSTDFDKIYKKLLDLAPKYFGGGVK; this is encoded by the coding sequence GTGAATAATAGTATTTTATATTCTCCATGGCGAGACAAATATGTTGCGGGACAAAAACGGGACATTTGTGTTTTTTGTGATATTTCTGAAAATGAGAAAAATGATACAGAAAATGGTGTTTTGTTTCGAGATGAAATATGTTTTATTGTGATGAATCGATTTCCATACACACCTGGGCATTTCATGATAATACCTCATCAGCACACAAATAAATTGGAAGATTTACCAGCGGAAAACTGGCTTCACATTTCGGGATTAGCTCAAAAAGGTGTCTCTCTTTTAAAACAGAGTTTGAGAGCGACTGGAGTGAATTTGGGAATGAATTTGGGTGAAAGTGCAGGAGCAGGAATCGCTGAACACATTCATTTACATCTTGTTCCGCGATTTGATCGAGACACAAATTTTATAACAACGATAGGAGATTCCCGAGTATATTCAACAGATTTTGATAAGATATATAAAAAATTATTAGATTTAGCTCCAAAGTATTTTGGAGGGGGAGTTAAATAG
- a CDS encoding glucose-6-phosphate isomerase (PFAM: Phosphoglucose isomerase), producing MKSEIPFKDHPTNDLFQFALSQSKSGFWKLPDENINQILDFSEDIRERCIVVIGIGGSSLGIEALYNFLNPKMEYEKDLLFLDTTDPIQLANQLEKIDLSSSMFFAVSKSGTTVETIAILKYLDSILHFSRDNLVVITDKDSPLQKFGESRSLKIFNIPTDVGGRYSVLSPAGLLPLLSVGVDVEELLRGARDIKRKFLSGGCENLLQKAYFLAKNVEKFDTNVIFSYSNSLRSFNDWYMQLWGESLGKNETGLTPVGLIGPRDQHSFLQLLMEGQKNKTVSFIQIEEMGTGLSIPNSPLPHLEKLNILNGIEFINLINLQADSTKESLQNIGVPVDTITLESISERSIGGLIFYFEILTTLVAHGIGVNPFGQNGVEEGKRILKEKLSFLGEKS from the coding sequence TTGAAAAGTGAAATCCCTTTCAAAGACCATCCAACAAACGACCTCTTTCAATTTGCACTCTCACAATCTAAAAGCGGATTTTGGAAACTTCCAGATGAAAATATAAATCAAATTTTAGATTTTTCTGAAGATATTAGAGAAAGATGCATCGTCGTTATCGGAATAGGTGGTAGTTCTCTCGGAATTGAGGCTCTTTATAATTTCTTGAATCCCAAAATGGAATACGAGAAAGATTTACTTTTTCTTGATACAACTGATCCAATTCAACTCGCAAATCAACTTGAAAAAATAGACTTGTCTTCTTCTATGTTTTTTGCTGTCTCAAAATCTGGAACAACTGTTGAAACAATCGCAATCTTAAAATATCTTGATTCAATCCTCCATTTTAGCCGAGACAATTTAGTTGTTATCACAGATAAAGATTCTCCTCTTCAAAAATTTGGGGAAAGTAGAAGTTTAAAGATTTTCAATATTCCTACTGATGTTGGTGGTCGTTACTCAGTGCTTTCACCTGCTGGACTTTTACCACTTCTTTCAGTTGGTGTAGATGTCGAAGAGCTTCTTCGTGGTGCAAGAGATATTAAGAGAAAATTTCTATCTGGAGGTTGTGAAAACCTTTTGCAAAAAGCATATTTTCTAGCTAAAAATGTTGAAAAATTTGATACAAATGTAATTTTTTCATACTCAAACTCACTAAGAAGTTTTAATGATTGGTATATGCAATTGTGGGGCGAAAGTCTTGGAAAAAATGAAACTGGTCTAACTCCAGTTGGTTTGATTGGACCACGAGATCAGCACTCATTTTTGCAACTTTTAATGGAAGGGCAAAAGAACAAAACGGTCTCTTTTATCCAAATTGAAGAGATGGGAACAGGATTATCAATTCCAAATTCACCTCTACCACATCTTGAAAAACTAAATATTTTAAATGGAATAGAGTTTATAAATCTTATAAATTTACAAGCAGATTCAACAAAAGAGTCGCTACAAAATATCGGTGTTCCAGTTGATACAATCACTTTAGAATCGATTAGTGAAAGAAGTATTGGTGGATTGATTTTCTATTTTGAGATTTTAACGACTCTTGTTGCACATGGAATTGGAGTAAATCCGTTCGGGCAAAATGGAGTAGAAGAGGGAAAAAGAATTTTAAAAGAGAAACTCTCATTTTTAGGAGAAAAATCTTGA
- a CDS encoding Flagellar motor switch protein FliY (PFAM: Surface presentation of antigens (SPOA)~TIGRFAM: flagellar motor switch protein FliN) has protein sequence MADISKFLDLFKEEVVSTIEALTGFEPELSEPNIADFSSDSAEPPLAVIEIEISGELDAKMNITIPAYLATALGDLMLAGEGDGKDDMDDEDLDGIKEITSNITGSFTTSLGSQDDMPKISLRTEEARFVPAGEDPSLSANYKQAEFTFGLNGQDFKYILFFDSNYEELFKAPPPSAKPEVSVASEGASAPAGGGGGGAGMPMMSGGGNSMLSNEEMRNVSLLMNVEMPVKVRIGKKEMLLRDVMTMDIGSVVELNQLANEALDVLVDNHVIAKGEVIIIDGNFGVQITEIGTREDRLRTLRG, from the coding sequence ATGGCAGATATTAGCAAATTTTTAGACCTCTTTAAAGAAGAGGTTGTTTCAACGATAGAAGCTCTGACAGGTTTTGAACCTGAACTTTCCGAACCGAATATTGCCGATTTTTCTAGCGATTCTGCTGAACCTCCTCTAGCAGTAATTGAAATTGAGATCAGTGGCGAACTTGATGCAAAGATGAATATCACAATTCCAGCATATCTTGCAACGGCATTAGGCGACCTTATGTTAGCAGGTGAGGGAGATGGAAAAGATGATATGGATGATGAAGACCTTGACGGTATTAAAGAGATCACATCAAACATCACAGGTTCTTTTACAACTTCACTCGGTTCGCAAGATGATATGCCAAAGATTTCATTACGAACAGAGGAGGCTCGATTTGTTCCAGCTGGAGAAGACCCATCACTTTCAGCAAATTACAAACAAGCAGAATTTACATTTGGATTGAATGGTCAAGATTTTAAATATATTCTTTTCTTTGATTCAAATTATGAGGAACTGTTTAAAGCACCTCCCCCATCGGCAAAACCAGAAGTTTCAGTAGCTTCAGAAGGTGCATCAGCTCCAGCAGGTGGCGGAGGCGGTGGAGCTGGAATGCCTATGATGTCTGGTGGTGGAAACTCTATGTTAAGTAATGAAGAGATGAGAAATGTCTCGCTACTTATGAATGTTGAAATGCCAGTAAAAGTGAGAATTGGAAAAAAAGAGATGCTACTTCGAGATGTTATGACGATGGACATCGGTTCAGTTGTAGAATTAAACCAACTTGCAAACGAGGCTCTTGATGTTCTTGTCGATAATCATGTGATTGCAAAAGGAGAAGTTATTATTATTGACGGAAACTTTGGTGTGCAAATTACAGAAATTGGAACTCGAGAAGATAGATTAAGAACACTTCGAGGATAA
- a CDS encoding PAP2 superfamily protein (PFAM: PAP2 superfamily): MWVISQKETWFPFYIFIIFYSFIKLSRKNFRIFLFSILVSVGLSDFITSGIMKPTFERLRPSHDKTISVHIVKNYHGGKYGFASSHASNSFAIATILFIFFRWKWIFIWAFFVSYSRIYLGVHFPLDILVGGIIGVFISFQMVKILLKKE, translated from the coding sequence ATGTGGGTAATTTCACAAAAAGAGACTTGGTTTCCCTTCTATATTTTTATAATTTTCTACTCTTTTATAAAACTTTCAAGAAAAAATTTTCGTATTTTCCTTTTTTCAATTTTAGTTTCAGTTGGACTTTCAGATTTTATAACTTCTGGAATTATGAAACCAACTTTTGAGAGACTTCGCCCATCTCACGATAAAACAATTTCTGTTCATATTGTAAAAAATTATCATGGTGGAAAATATGGATTTGCATCTTCCCATGCCTCAAACTCTTTTGCAATTGCGACAATACTTTTTATATTTTTTCGGTGGAAATGGATTTTTATTTGGGCTTTTTTTGTTTCATATAGCCGAATTTATCTTGGTGTTCATTTTCCTTTAGACATTCTTGTTGGCGGAATAATTGGGGTGTTTATCTCTTTTCAAATGGTAAAAATTCTTCTTAAAAAAGAGTAG